One genomic region from Nocardioides plantarum encodes:
- a CDS encoding NYN domain-containing protein, with translation MTERRTFVLVDGENLDATLGSAVLGRRPLPEERPRWERVTTYLEEQWGQPVTGLFFLNASNGNLPTGFVQALLAMEYRPVPLSGRADEKVVDIGILRTLEALRERGDADVVLGSHDADFAEAIHALLPDRRVGVLGFREFTSTQLAIEGVEHFDLEYDVRAFNAELPRVRIIPLEEFDPTYFLR, from the coding sequence ATGACCGAGCGCCGAACGTTCGTCCTCGTCGACGGTGAGAACCTCGACGCCACGCTCGGCTCGGCGGTGCTCGGCCGTCGTCCGCTGCCCGAGGAGCGTCCCCGCTGGGAGCGGGTCACGACCTACCTCGAGGAGCAGTGGGGCCAGCCGGTCACCGGCCTGTTCTTCCTCAACGCCAGCAACGGCAACCTGCCCACGGGCTTCGTGCAGGCGCTGCTGGCCATGGAGTACCGACCCGTCCCGCTGTCGGGGCGCGCCGACGAGAAGGTCGTCGACATCGGCATCCTGCGCACCCTCGAGGCGCTGCGCGAGCGCGGTGACGCCGACGTCGTCCTCGGCAGCCACGACGCCGACTTCGCCGAGGCGATCCACGCGCTGCTGCCCGACCGACGGGTCGGGGTCCTGGGGTTCCGGGAGTTCACCAGCACCCAGCTGGCGATCGAGGGGGTCGAGCACTTCGACCTCGAGTACGACGTCCGGGCGTTCAACGCCGAGCTCCCGCGGGTGCGGATCATCCCGCTCGAGGAGTTCGACCCGACCTACTTCCTGCGCTGA